The nucleotide window CTGGCCACGCTGGGCGCCCATGGCGCCGAGATGAATCCGGACAGCGACAACGACGAGATGGTCGAGCTGCTGGGCAAGGTCAGCATGGCGCTGGCGATCCAGAGCCTCGAATTGCGCAATGTACTGCGCAAGGCCGTCAGCCAGAAGCACCTCGAGAGCGGCGACATCGAGCTGTTCTGAGCACGACGCCGGCACAACCAGATAAACCACAGCGGGCCACCAAGCGCCGCCATTCAGCAATAGTAGATAAGTGAGATAACAACATGGCTAAAACGATTCTTGCGGTTGACGATTCCAGCTCCCTGCGCCAGATGGTGGCGTTCAGCCTGAAGGCCGCCGGCTACCAGGTGGTGGAAGCCGTCGACGGCGTGGACGGCCTGGAAAAAGCCAAGCAGGGCGCCGTGGACCTGGTGCTGACCGACCAGAACATGCCGAAGATGGATGGCTTGCAGCTCATCAAGAGCCTGCGCGAACTGCCCGCCTACGCCAAGACGCCGATCCTGATGCTGACGACCGAGTCGTCCGACGAGATGAAGGCCAAGGGCCGCGCGGCCGGCGCCAACGGCTGGCTGGTCAAGCCGTTCGATCCGCAGCGCCTGATCGAGGTGGTCAAGAAGGTCATCGGCTGATCATGCGTGCCGCAAGCCTGGCAAACAGCATTCGCGGAGTAGCGCCATGACCATCGATATAAGCCAGTTCTTCCAGGTCTTCTTCGACGAGGCCGAGGAACTGCTGGCTGAAATGGAGCGGCTGCTGCTGGCGGTCGACGTCGACGCGCCGACCGAGGAAGACCTGAACGCGATCTTCCGCACCGCCCACTCGGTGAAGGGCGGCGCCGGCACGTTCGGCCTGACCGACATGACCGAAGTGACGCACATTCTCGAGACCCTGCTGGACCGGATCCGCAAGGGCGAGATGGCGCTCACGCTCGACCATGTCGACGCCTTCCTGGCCGCCAAGGATGCGCTGAAGATGCAGCTCGACGGCCACCGGCTGGGGACCCCGGTCGACCAGGATGCCGTGGGCGACGTGCGGATGATGCTGCAGCACCTGGCGCAGGACGTCCAGGTGGAAGCGATCGCCCACGTGGCGCCGGCCTTCCAGGGAGCCGCCACGGAAGGCGAGACGGTCGACCACAGCGGCGGACGCCGCTGGCGCCTCGAGCTGCCGAAGATGGCGCACCGCGAAGTGACCGCGCTGGCGGCCGAGCTGGGCCTGCTGGCCCACGTGGTCGTCACGCCGATCGACAATGACCGCAACGCGATGGTCGTCACCACGCATGAAAGCCTGGACGACATCGTGGCGATCTGCTCGTTCGTGCTGAACACGGAAGACATGCACATCGTCGAGCTGCCGCCCCTGACGGACGAGCAGGCGGCGCTGGAGCAGGCCGCCCGCAAGGAAGTCGAGGACGATCTCGGCTACGGCTTCTTCGAGCCCCTCACGTCCGCGGAAAAGACGGCGACGCAATCCGGCGAGGGCTACGGTTTCTTCCAGCCCCTGGAAGAGATCCGTGCCAGCGCCGCGAGCGGCAGCGAAGACGCGCGCGGCTACGGCTTCTTCCAGCCGGTCGAGCAGATCCGCGCCGCCGCGGGCATCAAGGACACCCCGCCGGCCGAGCAGGCCGCCGAGGACCGCAAGGCACTGAAGAAGGAAGTGGAGAAGGCCGCTGCCGCCGTCTCGCAGGGCCCGGGCGCCGAATCGTCGTCGATCCGCGTGTCCATCGAAAAGGTGGACCAGCTGATCAACCTGGTGGGCGAACTGGTGATCACGCAGGCCATGATCGAGCAGCGCGTCGATGCGCTGGACCCGATGGTGCACGAGAAGCTGCTGGCCTCGGTGGGCCAGCTGACACGCAACACCCGCGACCTGCAGGAAGCGGTGATGTCGATCCGCATGATGCCGATGGACTTCGTGTTCTCGCGCTTCCCGCGCATGGTGCGCGACCTGGCCCACAAGCTGGGCAAGAAGGTCGATTTCATCACCAACGGCGCGGCCACGGAA belongs to Pseudoduganella albidiflava and includes:
- the cheA gene encoding chemotaxis protein CheA, translated to MTIDISQFFQVFFDEAEELLAEMERLLLAVDVDAPTEEDLNAIFRTAHSVKGGAGTFGLTDMTEVTHILETLLDRIRKGEMALTLDHVDAFLAAKDALKMQLDGHRLGTPVDQDAVGDVRMMLQHLAQDVQVEAIAHVAPAFQGAATEGETVDHSGGRRWRLELPKMAHREVTALAAELGLLAHVVVTPIDNDRNAMVVTTHESLDDIVAICSFVLNTEDMHIVELPPLTDEQAALEQAARKEVEDDLGYGFFEPLTSAEKTATQSGEGYGFFQPLEEIRASAASGSEDARGYGFFQPVEQIRAAAGIKDTPPAEQAAEDRKALKKEVEKAAAAVSQGPGAESSSIRVSIEKVDQLINLVGELVITQAMIEQRVDALDPMVHEKLLASVGQLTRNTRDLQEAVMSIRMMPMDFVFSRFPRMVRDLAHKLGKKVDFITNGAATELDKGLIERIVDPLTHLVRNSIDHGIEMPDVRRAAGKADAGRLFLSASHQGGNIIIEVSDDGGGLNRERILAKAKQNGLPVSDAMPDAEVWQLIFAPGFSTAEQVTDVSGRGVGMDVVKRNITAMGGTVDIRSAKGFGTTISISLPLTLAILDGMSIRVGEEVYILPLGFVVESLQPERKDVREITGKGRVVKVRGEYLPLIPLYQMFGIAPRFSEPWEGILVILETEGRKACLFVDELVGQQQVVVKNLESNYRKVAGISGATILGDGGVALILDVAALIRSSRQLVGEATLSELG
- a CDS encoding response regulator, with the translated sequence MAKTILAVDDSSSLRQMVAFSLKAAGYQVVEAVDGVDGLEKAKQGAVDLVLTDQNMPKMDGLQLIKSLRELPAYAKTPILMLTTESSDEMKAKGRAAGANGWLVKPFDPQRLIEVVKKVIG